The Desulfuromonadales bacterium genome includes a region encoding these proteins:
- a CDS encoding NADH-quinone oxidoreductase subunit D (Catalyzes the transfer of electrons from NADH to quinone): VPAGEVYSAHEAPNGELGFYLVSDGSGRPYKLHVRAPSFMHMGGMHTLLEGHQVADIIATFGSMNMIGGECDR; the protein is encoded by the coding sequence GTCCCGGCCGGCGAAGTCTACAGCGCCCACGAGGCCCCCAACGGCGAACTCGGCTTCTACCTGGTCAGCGACGGCAGCGGCCGCCCCTACAAGCTGCATGTGCGGGCGCCGAGCTTCATGCACATGGGCGGGATGCATACGCTGCTGGAGGGGCATCAGGTCGCCGACATCATCGCCACCTTCGGCTCCATGAACATGATCGGCGGGGA